The genome window TGAACTTAAAAATATAAAATCAATTTTTAAATTTACAAAAAATTTCCTTAGTGAATGGTTTCCAAATTTACCTTCTTATGAAGGATTTTTATTTAGACTTAACAATCTGAATCATCTTTTTCCTGAACTTTCTAAATTCCTTTTACAGAATAAAAAGTTCAAATTAAATTCAAATACTACTAAACCTTTCGTTCTAATTGACTCTTTACCAATTATCTTGGCAAAGGGTTTTAGAGCTCACAAATGTAATACAGCAAAAGAAATTTCTTCAATTGGTTTCTGCTCTTCCAAAAATCTTTTTTATGGATTGAAACTTCATCTTACTGCTTTATTTAAAAATAAACGCCTTGCTTCCCCGGTATCAATGAAAATAACACGTGCTGCAACACATGATTTAACAGCGGTTAAGAATGATCTTTTAAATTTAAATCACTCAGAACTATTTGCTGATCGAGCGTACTGCGATCAATTTACTAAACAAAAATTGGCTAAAAAAAATTCTAACTTGCATACTCCAATTAAACTTTCAAGAAGTAAAAAAACTCTCTCATACGATGAAAAAGTATATTCAAAATCTGTTAGTTCAATTAGACAATCAATTGAAATCCTATTCAACTGGCTAATTGAATCTAGTGGTATTCAAACGGCATCTAAAGTCCGTTCAACAAAGGGCTTGCTTGTACATGTTTTCGGAAGATTTTCTGCATGCCTTTTTAAGTACATGTTCTTTTTCTAAATACATATTCTCAACTCTTAACTGGCATATATAGATTATACCTAATGGTACTTTAAAATGGTGCGGACGGAGAGACTCGAACTCTCACGCCTAGGGCACTGGCTTCTAAGACCAGCGTGTCTACCAATTTCACCACATCCGCTTGAAACTCTTCTCTAGCTGAGTTTTTTCAAGAGTTCAACTGGTTTGATAAGAAATTTTAAAAAAAATTTTAAATGCTGAAAAACTGGAATGATCTTTGTTTTTTGGTGAAAGCTTTAGGACTGGTCGTTAAATTAAGAACTGCAATAACTTCAGTAGTTTTATTAGGTGAAACAGTAATAATTAATGAACTTAATCGTTCTAAAACCATAAACAAGCCAAGTCCTGCACCTGCGGCTTCTTGTTGTAGTCGAATCATAGCTTTTCTATCGCTAGCAAATAAGAATTTTAGGTACTTATAAACTGTTTGTTTACTAAAAGTTCCAAAAGAGTCTCTTACTCCGATGGCAAGATAAGTCCCATCAAAGCTCCATTCAATTTGAACTGTTTCCTGTGGAAGAAGAGCAATGGGTACTCTTCTATCTACATCTTGTAGTTTTGGATTAGCATCCCAAATTGCGTTCATTAAAAGCTCTTCTTGGACTTCAACCCCAAATTGAGCATAGGCATCAGTTGGTCTTCCAAGAACTTGTGAAAGACCTTTTATAAATTCAAAAAGAGCATCTCTAAACCATTGTCTTTGATCTGAATGAGAAAGAACATATCTATGAACATAAGCTCCGTATGAAACACATTTATCAACGCCAAAATACTTTTTTTCTCTTATTTTTCTAATAGTACTCATTAGTTGTAGATGAGGGACATGTTCTTGATTACATGATAAAACGTGGCCGAATAACATCAATCCATCGCTATCTATTACTTTATCCTTCGTTTCTTCATCAACTAGAAGTAAATTTTCGATGCGAATAGAGGGTATAAGTTCTTGTTCTTTCAGTTTTTTTTCATCTATATGATCAGTGATATACATAGTTTGTTTGCAACCACTTTCTGCTAGTTTTTTTATTTCTTGGACAGTATTATTTTGGGCAGCAATTATAGGAGTTATGGCACAACTTCTAAAAAGAGCAACCAACTCACTACGATAGAGCTCGCTTTCAACATCAACTATTGCATCTAGATTTATGTTATCACTGTCTATCATATAAGCCCTTGTTTATTTTGAATTTTCAATAAAATAGAAATATGATTCAAAATCTACATCAGATTCAATACTGCAACCTTCCTTGTCACATTTTGGCAATTCATATTCTAATTTTTTTCCAAGAGTAAAATCCTTGCCATTTTGCATTAAAAATACTTTTTGTTCACCACAATTTTCACAGTAAGCAGGTATTTGAAAACTTTCAATTTTAGCATTATTGGAAAGAAACTCTTTGACCATATTAAATTGCATAACTACGGCTTGGGGACAATTATAGTAAATGGGAGAAATTTTTAGCTTATTGATCCATACAATCCATTCGCGAACGCCACAACTGTTTATGGTGCGGATATTCCCTAAATCAAACTTGACTGATCCTGTAGGAAGCCCAAAATCTCCGAGATTACATGTTTCGGTGATGTCGCCAGACACATAGTATATGCCGTCTTTTAATTGAACATCCACGTGTAACCTCCCGAAACCTTCACAAACCTTACTTAATTAAGTCTACTGTTAGCCTGGCAATGTATCTTCTGTCATTAACTGTATCACCATTAACAGGTACATTTTCAGCATAAGTAGCAAACTCCAGTCTGACGAATAGGATGAAAATCGATAAACCGGCAGAAAAATTTTGATTTCCATAACCCAATCGAATCGAGAAGGGAGCATTTACAGCAGATTGATCTCCAAAACTCAATTCACAACCGCCATGTATTTTATCTCGGTCATTTACTCTTTGATCATTAATTCTTTCTTCTTCAACAGAAAATATGGCGCCCACAAATTTATTAATATTGGGATTTATACTGAAACCTGCTTTAACGTTCATTTTTTCAATTTCATCATGGGAAGATGAGTTACTTGCTTGATATGTAGTATCTCCCACGTCTAACACCGATAAACCAATTTTAGGAGACAACTGGGATTTGAAAGGCATAATAATCCCTAGGTCAATAGCATAACCATTTGTACTGTTTATATTTCTATCTGCCTGTAATTTAGCTTGGGAAATCAAACCATTTTGATTTGCTTCAATAGTGTTAGTTCTTGTTTCTCTTTGAACAATTCTAGATGAAGCTCCAAAAAGAAATGATTTAGACAAAGGGATGCTAAAGCCAGAAACAAATCCTTCTTGATCTCTTCTGAATTCAGAAAATGTTCTGTCATAGGTTACTCCACTTGAAAACACACTATTTTGAGGTGATGCTAAAAAAGTTGTATACCCACTTTCATAAGATTCAGCTAAAATTCCAAATTGAAAATAACCAATAATAATTGTTGGAAAAACACTAACTCTACTAAAAATTACGTTGTTTTTGCTTCCATCTTTAACTGAATTATCAATTAAACTGTAAGGATACTGGTAGTAATTGTAGTTTTGATTAATTAAACCATAAGTATATGAGTTAGTTGAATATGAAATATTTGGTAAAGAGGTTATTTTAACAACACTTTTCAGCATAGAATTAACAGTACCTATCCCAGCTGGATTGTCAAAAATTGAATTTTCATCGTCAGCCACTGCTACATTTGCTCCGCCCATTCCTAAAGAGCGGCTTGAAAGATAGTTAGATATAGGCGGAATGATTACAGGATAGGTACTATTGCTTGGAAAACCAATACTTGAATTAACTAGTACAAAAGAAAAGATAAAAAATTTTATTTTAGAGCTAATCTTAAGCAATATTTTCTCCACTTTTATAAAAATTTTTGCTATATGTGTTCGGTGTTTTTTTAACTCTATTTAGTTAACTTAGTTTTTGAGGCTTAACGTGGTTTTTGTTCCTGAATATTTTTCTTCTGTTCCAGAAGGACAAGCTTTTCATTATGTAGCAAAAAAAAGAGAAATACCTTGCCACGTTCTATTTTTAGCTGCGGCGGGTAAAGTAACGTCAAATAAACTACCTGCGGATGAAAGACTCTTGATGCTTAATTTTGCTAAAGCTGCATGTAATACGCAAAATCCAGATATTTTATGGCAAATAGCCCATGTAGAATCAGCATTTAAAATACGAATCGTAAATGTAGCTGGAAAAAAAACATTAATTGGGGATGAAGCAAAAAAATACTTATTAAAAGGTATATCAAAAGAATCCAATATTGACATTGGCCCTCTTCAGATCAATTGGCGGGCAAATGGCTCGAAATTTAAGTTTGAACCTATTAATTTTTTAAATGGTGATTTTTCAGTTAATTTTTTATCAAACAATATATTAAAAAATTATGTAAGTTCTTGCGGAACAAAATGGATAAACTGTTATCATTCTTATGACAAATCTAGAGGTTCTCAATACAGAGAAAAAATAGATATATCTGGTGAAAAATTAAGAAAAATACTGTTAACTTACTTATAAAATTTTTAAAATTTCTTCTTTATTTAAAGCAAAATTTTCGTTTTTAATTTGGTTTAGTTGAGAATTAGTGGTGTTATCTAATATCTGAGTAGCTGTTTGAATTTTATCAATTAAAGATTTTTTAATATACTCATCAACTGTCTCTTGTCCTATTAAGTGAATTACTAAACATTTTTCAGAGTTTTGACCAATTCTGTGGAAACGAGCCTGAGACTGCACATAACTTCCACCATCAAAATTTAAATCCATATATATCATTGTATCAGCCTTCATTTTCCCATCTTTTGGTAACAAGGTGAGACCTTCTTTAGCAGATTGAGGAGTTGCAATAAACAATCTGCAATCTGGATTATTTTGGAATTCTTCGACACTTTGGCCGCGCTCATGGACAGACATTTCACCAGTATGAGCGACTGCACCCCAAGTTTCTTTATAAGTTTCTGTTAGGAAATCAACGTTTCCAACAAAATGGCTCCATAAAATAATTTTTTTAGTATCGTCAGAAAATATATCCGACAACATCTCATTTAATTCATCAATTTTTGCATTAGAACCCGTGTATTTAGGATCTATTAACATGGGATTAGATGCTAT of Pigmentibacter sp. JX0631 contains these proteins:
- a CDS encoding IS982 family transposase produces the protein MDWQNQLITVYLTSCKFFSQLSPYIFLKISPNSNPSFTDEETITIYIFGILNELKNIKSIFKFTKNFLSEWFPNLPSYEGFLFRLNNLNHLFPELSKFLLQNKKFKLNSNTTKPFVLIDSLPIILAKGFRAHKCNTAKEISSIGFCSSKNLFYGLKLHLTALFKNKRLASPVSMKITRAATHDLTAVKNDLLNLNHSELFADRAYCDQFTKQKLAKKNSNLHTPIKLSRSKKTLSYDEKVYSKSVSSIRQSIEILFNWLIESSGIQTASKVRSTKGLLVHVFGRFSACLFKYMFFF
- a CDS encoding transglycosylase SLT domain-containing protein yields the protein MVFVPEYFSSVPEGQAFHYVAKKREIPCHVLFLAAAGKVTSNKLPADERLLMLNFAKAACNTQNPDILWQIAHVESAFKIRIVNVAGKKTLIGDEAKKYLLKGISKESNIDIGPLQINWRANGSKFKFEPINFLNGDFSVNFLSNNILKNYVSSCGTKWINCYHSYDKSRGSQYREKIDISGEKLRKILLTYL